The Fervidicoccaceae archaeon DNA segment GCATTTCTTACTATTCTCGCAACTAAGCTGATTCCAACTTTGCTTGGCATAAGCTTCATCGCGAACTTTGCATATGTTGGTATTGGGGATCCACTTGCTTTTGGATGTCCGCCCCCTCCCAGCTCATATGCTATGTTTCTAACATTGCATCTGTTCGATCTGAACTCGAGCTTCCCCCTCTCATTAACGATTACTGCTATATCTGCATTGAATCGGGCCAGCATGAATTGTCCAAGCAAGCTAGAACTAATTTCGGGCTCTTTCTTAATACCAATAGCAATTTTCAACTTCCCGCTCTCTAAGAGAAACACTTTTTCAATAAAGCTCTTTATATTCCTGAGCTCTAGCTCATGAATCTCTATTGCTCTAGGTATTGCCAATTTCATCAAGCTATCTATGCTTTCAGAAGATAGGAATGCTCTGTGCACCTTTGTCAGCCAAGATGGATCTCTACTGAAGCCGACATATCTGACTAAAAAGGGAGAAAGTGGTTCATCGAACCTCCATTGATCTGCTGAGCATGTAATCTTAGCAAGATCAGCTATATAGGAATCTCCTTTGGCTTCTTCAGCTGCTATGCCAGTAGCGCATAGATCCTCATTCAATTTCAGCTCAATATTGGAATGCAACGCCGCATTCTTCCATTCATCTCTCCAAACATGATGATCAATCCATACCACTCTTTTTCCTCTTTTTCTAGCAGAAGACAAAATTTCCAGAGCATCCTCGAAAATTGCGGGATTTGGGCCGAGATCTGTTATAGCTATTAGTTCGACTTCCTGCATCCTCCTGCGAAATGATCTGAGAGTTAAGTGAAGAGAGTCAGGTTCAGTAAAAGCAACAGTATAATCATTTACATTCCATGCTCTCAGAAGGACTGCTGACGAAGCTACCCCATCAAGGTCCGTATGAGTGATTGAAAGCACAGTCAAATCCCACGTCGCCTCAATCTATACAAGTTTAGAAATTTTCCATTTTAAAATAGATGCTTTTTCGAGTTGATTGGCTTCTGAGCATGGATTTATGAGATAGAGCTTTCTCCTTTAAATAGAACAAGAGACGAAGAATGCACTGCTACGTATGCTTTTTCACCCTCTTTCCACTCCTCATCAGCTCTTACCCTGACGAGAACTTTCAATCCACCATCGAGTTCGAGCTCCACTAGCTTGTAGGAGCCAAGGTACTGAATCCTCTTGATTGTTCCTTTCAGCTGTCCTTCTGTTCTGCTTAGCTGAGCATCCTCAGGTCTAAAGCCAACAGAGTCTGCACCGTCTATGCCTAACAGATTTGCTGGAAGAAGGTTGCTATGACCGATAAAATTGAAGACAAACAAGTTCTTGGGCTTCCTGTATATCTCAAAGGGAGATCCGCTCTGAACAATTTTCCCATAGTTAAGCAGCATTATTCTATCGGCAAGCGCCATAGCCTCTTCCTGGTCATGTGTGACATGTATTACTGTCATCTCGAGCTCCTTTTGAAGTTCTTTTAGGAAGCCTCTAACCTCAATTCTAACTCTCGCATCAAGGTTGCTCAGAGGCTCGTCCAATAGCAATATCCGTGGCTCCTTTACGAGAGCTCTTGCTATGGCTACTCTCTGTTGCTGTCCTCCGGAGAGCTGTGATGGGTATTTCTCGAGCTCGCTGGCTATTCCAAGTATCTGAGCTACTTGCCTTATTCTTTTATCTATATCTGCTTTACTAAGCTTCTTTATTCTGAGAGGCACAGCAATGTTTTCATACGCTGTTAGATGGGGATAAAGTGCATAGTTCTGAAAGACAAGTCCTATGTTTCTCATATATGGAGGAAGATATGTTATATCCTCCTCATCGAGAAGAACTTTACCAGCATCAGGATACTCAAGGCCAGCTATAATTCTAAGAGTTGTCGTCTTTCCTGAACCGCTTGGTCCCAGCACTACATTGTAGCTCTTGTCGGCAAATACGTAGTCCTCTATCATGAGCTCGAACTTACCATACTTCTTCCTAATTCCTTTCAATCCAAGGGCCATATATTCAGACACCTCCTGAACCCCAGATCTTCTGCAGATTGTTCCTTCCAAAATAAAGTAGGAAAAGCGGAGGTATCGAGCTTATCACTCCCGCTGCTGCAACACCGCCATAGCTCATTGATACTGGACTCATGAGAAGCCCAATGAAGATAGAGAACGTTTGGGCTCCAGATAAGGATAGGGGATGGGAAAGATCAAGAGGAGAGTAGGTAAATGCTAGGGGGAATATCAGGGCTCCCCATGAATAAAGAAAAGCATAGATAGCGGCAACGCTCAATCCGCTTCTACTCAATGGAAGGACCATTCTAGCAAAAGTCCTCAGGGGATTAAGACCGTCAACCTGGGCAGCCTCCTCAAGTTGCTTTGGAAACTTGAGATAATAGTTGTAGAGAATCCATGTGGTTACAGGAATTGTCATTATAGGATATGTTAGGATAAGAGCCCACCATGTGTTTATGATTCCTAAATACTTCAGTATTGAGAACAGAGGAATTATGTAAATTAGTGTTGGAGTGGCATTCAGATAAAGAATGTAAATGAGCAGATTTCTTCCCCCTGCTTTGTGCAGGGCCATAGAATATGCCAATGGAGCAGAAAATCCTAGTGTTATAATTGTATTTATTGATGATACTGCTAAGGTCGTTATAATATATGGAAGGCCTTCGGTGAACATCAGCCTGAAGTTCGACATTGATAGAGTTTTTGGAAAAATCGTTGGAGGAATGCTGATCAGTTCAATGGGAGTCTTCAGAGAGACAACAATTACCCAATACATTGGCACTAGAAAGAAAATTAGGTAGAGAGCCATTACTATCTTGTGAACCCAAAGCGGTAGGTCAAAAGATGGAAGGAAAGATGGAGCGGGGAACTTGACAAATTTTCTCGAACCAAGTGCCTTTATGTATAGCACAGCCAGCGCAGTTGAGAGTATGCTCATTAATACAATGATAGCAGCTGCATATCCTGGAACGCCAGAGTAGAACTGATCGAAAGCATAGTAAGCTAAGTTATCAAGAATGCGGGGACCTGCCTGAGAGGTTCCTATATAAATGGGATCGAATGTGAAGAGGCCTGTTATTGTCATCAAGACGAATGCTGCTATTATCTGTGGCACAATGAGGGGCAAGTCAATCATAAATAGCTTTTTGGCTCCGCTTACTCCATCAACGCTAGCAGCTGCTTCTATTTCCTTTGGAATTGATGCGAGGCCTGAGTAAATAATGAGAGTTGCCATTGGGAGGCTTCTCCAGACGTTTACTAGAACAACTGTCCAGATGGACGAAGCCAGGTTCTCCTTTGTAAAATAGTATGCAAGTCCAAAAAAAGGATTTATCATTAGATACCACATGCTCGCAGCAGTTACCGGGGGTATGAAGGCAGGCAGCATTATGAGGAAGAGCCATTTGTTCCCTACTCTTTTAAGAGCGACAGCAAGTGGAATAGCTAGAAGAACGTCCAGAACAGGAGTGCTTATCATGTACAATATGGTGTTGAACGTTATTCTAGTAAGATATGGATCTTTCTGGAACCACAAATAATTATCAAGTCCAGAGTAGTGAAGGTTCCCAAGAACGTCCTGAGTATATAAGCTTAAAATGAAATTGCTAACTATGGGATAGATTGTAAATATAAGAAGATAGGCTATGGCAGGTATAGAGAGTAAAAAAATGTATTTGTTTATCCTTCTCATATTAAAGCCCCTCAGGAAGATACTTTCATTAGCTTTACCCACTGCTCGGCAATATAGTTCATTGCATACTCAGCTGTTATCTTACCTCTGAAGTAATCGGCTACTGTATTTATGAATATTGGCCTCAGGTCGGTGAAGAAGTTCGTTATATAGTTAACGAGAGCCATTCTCTTTAGATCAGGAATGCTCATTTCCTTCAGCAAAGGTATGAAGTTAGCAACCCAAGCAGTTTGATTTACCTTGGCTGCTTCCTCCATTCCGGAGAACGTTGCTGGGAGGAATCCATATAGCTGTGCACCCTTCCTATATTCTTCTGGAGTCATCATGAAGGCGATGAATTGTGCTGCTAGGTCTGGATCCTTTGAGTTCGGATTGATTCCTATGAAGGTTGGAGCCTGACCTGTTGCCACGCTGGGGAGAGGAGCAATGCCTATGTTCCCTGCAACTTTCGACATGGAGGCGTTATTGTAAATTGGTATAAAGCTTGTCCATGCAGCTACCATAGCATAGTCTCCTGTCAAGAAGAGATCTCTGAGCTGATCGTATTCCATCGCCTGCTGGTCTATTGGTGGCTCAAACTGTATCAGAGCCTTATGAGTTTCTAGAGCCTTTATTCCTGCTGTGCAGTTTATTGTAGGTACTATAGTTCCGTTAACGCTCTTGAATAATGCCCAATATCCATGAACTGGAATCCCCTGCGATGAGACTGCTGGAACAGCTGTGCATGAATCATTTAGAGCATACGTAAAAAATATTGCTACATATCCATTGAAAATCGACTGCGTCAATCCATCTGGAAAGAGAAGAGCATA contains these protein-coding regions:
- a CDS encoding ABC transporter ATP-binding protein, which produces MSEYMALGLKGIRKKYGKFELMIEDYVFADKSYNVVLGPSGSGKTTTLRIIAGLEYPDAGKVLLDEEDITYLPPYMRNIGLVFQNYALYPHLTAYENIAVPLRIKKLSKADIDKRIRQVAQILGIASELEKYPSQLSGGQQQRVAIARALVKEPRILLLDEPLSNLDARVRIEVRGFLKELQKELEMTVIHVTHDQEEAMALADRIMLLNYGKIVQSGSPFEIYRKPKNLFVFNFIGHSNLLPANLLGIDGADSVGFRPEDAQLSRTEGQLKGTIKRIQYLGSYKLVELELDGGLKVLVRVRADEEWKEGEKAYVAVHSSSLVLFKGESSIS
- a CDS encoding ABC transporter permease subunit, with the translated sequence MRRINKYIFLLSIPAIAYLLIFTIYPIVSNFILSLYTQDVLGNLHYSGLDNYLWFQKDPYLTRITFNTILYMISTPVLDVLLAIPLAVALKRVGNKWLFLIMLPAFIPPVTAASMWYLMINPFFGLAYYFTKENLASSIWTVVLVNVWRSLPMATLIIYSGLASIPKEIEAAASVDGVSGAKKLFMIDLPLIVPQIIAAFVLMTITGLFTFDPIYIGTSQAGPRILDNLAYYAFDQFYSGVPGYAAAIIVLMSILSTALAVLYIKALGSRKFVKFPAPSFLPSFDLPLWVHKIVMALYLIFFLVPMYWVIVVSLKTPIELISIPPTIFPKTLSMSNFRLMFTEGLPYIITTLAVSSINTIITLGFSAPLAYSMALHKAGGRNLLIYILYLNATPTLIYIIPLFSILKYLGIINTWWALILTYPIMTIPVTTWILYNYYLKFPKQLEEAAQVDGLNPLRTFARMVLPLSRSGLSVAAIYAFLYSWGALIFPLAFTYSPLDLSHPLSLSGAQTFSIFIGLLMSPVSMSYGGVAAAGVISSIPPLFLLYFGRNNLQKIWGSGGV
- a CDS encoding extracellular solute-binding protein; translated protein: MSRKRGISSAALIGIVVVILAVVAVGAYLATRGGGAPTTTTTTTSPTTTQTTTSSLSGSLSILVPSGDPTLLPFIQMVANDFMAKYPKVTVQVQPVPYAQLVTTALTSLRNQNPSPDLIIYYPSQASTIGPYLLDVRPYFTKGVFNLSDIPPSTLLPTYLLDSQGGIVKISGVPFQQVFGYALVYQKSIFQNQTLKNEFESKYGFPFDPTKWDTWDKLITAAQFIQSKGITKYALLFPDGLTQSIFNGYVAIFFTYALNDSCTAVPAVSSQGIPVHGYWALFKSVNGTIVPTINCTAGIKALETHKALIQFEPPIDQQAMEYDQLRDLFLTGDYAMVAAWTSFIPIYNNASMSKVAGNIGIAPLPSVATGQAPTFIGINPNSKDPDLAAQFIAFMMTPEEYRKGAQLYGFLPATFSGMEEAAKVNQTAWVANFIPLLKEMSIPDLKRMALVNYITNFFTDLRPIFINTVADYFRGKITAEYAMNYIAEQWVKLMKVSS